From one Humulus lupulus chromosome 8, drHumLupu1.1, whole genome shotgun sequence genomic stretch:
- the LOC133795850 gene encoding uncharacterized protein LOC133795850: MLQRDELEEMRLFSYENAKLYKEKTKRWHDKHIQPRSFEEGQQVLLFNSRLKLFPGKLKSRWSGPFTITKVYPHGVVELRGNEGGEFKVNGQRLKHYWDGEVERNKTSLTLVDP, translated from the coding sequence GTTGGAAGAAATGCGGCTGTTTTCATATGAGAATGCAAAGCTTTATAAGGAAAAGACCAAGAGGTGGCATGACAAGCATATCCAGCCCCGTTCATTTGAGGAAGGGCAGCAAGTTTTATTGTTCAATTCTAGACTCAAGTTGTTTCCTGGGAAGCTCAAATCTAGGTGGTCGGGGCCGTTCACTATTACTAAGGTGTATCCTCATGGGGTTGTGGAGTTGAGAGGAAATGAAGGAGGTGAATTCAAGGTCAATGGACAGAGGTTGAAACACTATTGGGATGGTGAGGTTGAGCGCAACAAGACCTCACTCACCTTAGTTGAtccttga